The Pandoraea apista genomic interval TCGTGATGACGATATCGCTCGAATCGGGCAACACAATCGGGCGGTTCGAGAGGGCGTGCGGCGCGATCGGCACGAGCACCACTCCGCCAAGGCGCGGGTGCAGGATCGGGCCGGAGGCCGAGAGTGCATACGCGGTGGAACCGGTCGGCGTGGCGACGATCAGGCCGTCCGAGCGCTGCTTGTACATGAAGCGGCCGTCGACATCGACGCGCAACTCGACCATGCCCGAGATCCCCGAGCGGTTCACGACGACGTCGTTGAACGCGAGCGTTTCGAAGAGCGTCTGGCCGTCGCGCTCGATGCGGGCGGCCAGCAGCGTGCGCTGCTCGCCTTCGAAATGTCCTTCGAGCATGGCCGGCACGACCTGGCGCATCTCGTCGAGCGGAATATCGGTGATGAAACCGACGCGTCCGTGGTTCACGCCGATCAGCGGCACCTTCGACGCCGCAAGCTGGCGGCCGACGCCAAGCATCGTCCCGTCGCCCCCAACGACGACGGCCACATCGACCTGCGTGGCGATTTCCTGGATATCGAGGGTCCGGTACGGATCGGCCGCAGCGCCGATGTTGTGCGCCGTGTCGCGCTCGAAGACGACGTGATGCCCGCGCTGGGCAATACATGCCGCCAGCGTGAGCAGAGGTTCGGCAACGCCGTCGGCATGATATTTCCCGACGAGCGCTACGGTCTTGAAAGGGCTCCCTGTTTTCATGCCGCCATTACACCATAAGTCGATGACAGCAACCATCGGCATCCGCCGCCTGATGCGGTTCTCGCCTCGGGGTTTGCCGCACGCCGCGTATGCACATTTCGCGTTACAATTTTTGCCATGCTAGATCAACGTGCGCAAGCTCTCCTCAAAACCCTGATCGAACGGTACATCGCCGATGGCCAACCGGTCGGTTCGCGCACGCTTTCCCGGTACTCGGGGCTCGACCTCTCCTCGGCGACGATCCGCAACGTGATGGCCGATCTCGAGGCACTCGGCTTTGTGTCCAGCCCCCATACGTCTGCCGGTCGCGTGCCTACCCCGCGTGCTTACCGTCTGTTCGTCGACACCATGCTGACGGTGCGTCCCCTTGAGAAAGAGGCCGCCAATCTTCTCGCGTCGCATGTGCAGAACCGGTTACAACCGGCAGGGCCGCAGCAACTCGTTGCCTCGGCGGCACAGGTGCTCTCGAACCTCTCGCAATTCGCGGGCGTGGTGCTCACCCCGCGTCGCAGCCAGACCTTCCGTCAAATCGAGTTCCTGCGGCTGTCGGACAAGCGAGTGTTACTCATCATCGTCACGCCCGACGGCGACGTGCAGAACCGCATCATCCTGACGGAAAAAGACTATTCACCGGCGCAACTGGTCGAAGCGGCGAACTATCTGAACGCCCATTTCGGCGGCCATAGCTTCGACGACGTACGTGCTTACTTGCGCGGTGAACTCGATGCCCTGCGCTCCGACATGAGCGCCTTGATGCAGGCCGCCGTTCAGGCAGGCAGCGACGCCATGGCCGACAACACACGCGAGAGCGTGCTGATTTCGGGCGAGCGGAACCTGCTGGGTGTGGAAGATCTGTCATCGAACATGGAACGCCTGCGCAGGTTGTTCGACGTGTTCGAGTCCAAGACCGGCCTTTTGCAACTGCTCGACGTGTCGAGTCGCGCGCAGGGCGTGCAGATCTTCATCGGCGGCGAATCGAGTCTCGTGCCGATCGAGGAGATGACGGTCGTGACGGCACCGTACGAAGTCGACGGCGAGGTTGTTGGCACACTGGGCGTGATCGGCCCGACACGCATGGCTTACGAGCGCGTGATTCCGATCGTCGACATCACGGCCAAGCTGCTTTCCAACGCGCTCAGCCAGCATTGACCTGCGCTCGCGCTGCCCGCGTGCTATCGCTTCGCCTGCTTTACGTTACAACTCCGTAGCATTCCTTTACACGCTGTCACATACGGCAGGCTTACGCTCGAAGTGTCACTTATGGCGAAGTTGCGAGCATCGCCTTCGTCAAAGGATTCGGACAGAACGACACGGTAACGCACCCGGCGCAGCGGTGGGTGCGTGAACCTGAAGGGCCCGGAGTGTCTATGAAATCCCTGATTTCCTGGCGGACGATGGTCCGTTATCTCGGCGTCGGGCTTGCGCTCGGCGCGTTAGGCGCCGTGGGCTTACCCGCGCTGGCGCAGGCGCAAAGCGCCGATCCGCCGGGCCGGGTGGCCCGGTTGAACGAATTCGACGGCACCGTTACGTACGCACCCGCAGGCACTGGCGACTGGCGCTACGCCGACCGCAACCGGCCGCTGACCACCGGCGACGCCCTCTGGGTCGATCGCAACAGCCGCGCCGAGATGCATGTCGGCGGCACGGCGGTTCGCATGGGGGCGTCCACGAGTGTCGCGCTGTCTGCCGTGACCGATCAGAACGTGCAACTGAACGTAACGCAGGGCACCGTCGGCCTCCGGCTGCGAACCTACGATCCGAATCAGCCGTACGAGATCGATACGCCGAACCTGGCGTTCGTGCCGCAGCAGGCAGGGGAGTACCGTGTCGATGTCGATCCGAATGGCGTGACGACGGTCAGCATCTGGCGCGGCGCGGCCACCGTGTATGGGCAGGGCGCCTCGGTGCCGCTGCAACAGGGGCACCGCGTGGCGTTCGTCGGTCAGAATCTGACGCAGCAGCCAACGAGCCCGCTCGTGGCGGACGCATTTGACCAATGGGTACGCCAGCGCGACGCCCGCGAGGACGCCTCGGTGTCCGCCCGCTACGTGCCGCGCGACATGACCGGCTTTGAAAGTCTGGACGATTACGGTACGTGGCAGGAAACGCCGAACTACGGCGCCGTATGGGTGCCGTCGAGCGTGCCGTCGGGCTGGGCGCCGTATCGCACTGGCCACTGGGTCTGGGTCGATCCGTGGGGCTGGACGTGGGTTGACGACGCACCGTGGGGCTTCGCGCCTTATCACTATGGCCGGTGGGCCTATGTCGATGCGCGCTGGTGCTGGGTGCCGGGGCCGGTTGCCGTACGGCCGGTGTACGCACCGGCGTTGGTCGGCTGGGTGAGCGGCAGCAGTGGCGGCAATCAGTGGGGCATTTCGTTCGCGGCAGGCGGGGTGGGCCTCGCGTGGTTCGCGCTCGGCCCGCATGACCCGTATCGTCCGGCATATCGCGCCAGTTCGTCGTACGTCACGAACATCAATCGGTCGACGGTGATTCAGACGACCAACATCACCAACATCAACAATGTGTACGTGAATCGCAATGTGCGGGGCGCCGTATCGACGATGCCGGCACAGTCGTTCGTGCAAGGGCGTCCGGTGGGTGCGCCGGTGGCCTTGGCGGCGCCGCGCGCGGGGCAGTCGTGGCGAGTGGCGAATACGCCGGGTGTGGCGCCGGTGCAGCAGAGCGTGTTCGGCAATAGCCGTCCGGCGGCCGGGGCGCCGCCGACGGGTGTGTTCAGCCGGCAGGTGCTCGCAACGCGCGCACCCGCAGCCCGGGCTATGCCGTCGCGTGAGCTGACCAGTCAGTTGCACCCGGTGCCGAACGCCGGCGGCGCGCCGTTGGCTTTCGTTCAGAATGCGCAACAAGTCCAGAATACGCGGCCGGGAGCCTCGAACTCGCAGGGGCGCGTGCAGCCGCGTGTGACGGTCGTGAGTACACACGGACCGGTCGGTGCGCCGATTGGAGTGAATGGCGCAACGCCCGCACGGCCTGCGATGGGCGCGGCCGGTGCGGTGGGCGCTACCCCGGCGCACGGTGCGCTGCCGCCGACGGGCGCTGTGCCTCCGATGCATGGTGCGCCGGGCGTCCCCGGTCAGCCGGGGGTGCCAGGGGTTCCGGGAGCGCCGGGGCGGCCGGGCGTGCCGGGGGAACCCGGTGTGCCGGGTGAGCCGGGCTATGGCGGGCGTGGCGTTTATCAGAATCGTCCGGGGCAAACCGCGCCGCAAGCCCAACCGTCGGGGCGTGGCGAACAAGGGGCGCCGTCCGGTGTCCCGCATCCGCCGGGCGTGAGCGCGGCGGGGCAGCCCGCTTTGCGCGGCGAGGGGCAGCAGGCAGTGCCGCAGCCCGGGCACGACGCCGCACAGCGCGATATGCAGATGCGCCGCCCGTCGCCGCCGGAGACACGAAATGCGCCCCCGGCTCCGCAGCGTGGTCAGCCGGAAGACGGTGAAGCCGCCCGTCGGCCGCAGCAGTGGCAGTCCCACGCACAGCCTCAGGTGCCGCAAGCCCAGCCGCGCCCGCAACCGCAGGTCGAGCGTCCTCAGCCGCGCCCGGAGCCGCAGGCCGAGCGGCAGCCGATGGCGCCGAGACCTCAGCCCGCGCAAGAGCGCCCGCAGACGGTGCCCCATCCGCAACCGCAGGAGCATTCGCACCCGCAAACGGCGCCGCGGGAGAACAAACCGGAAGGCGCCCGCGCACCGTCGCACGAGGCGGAGCATCCGAGCGCAGCGCATCGCCCGCAGAAGGAAGACGAGCATCCGCACGGCTGAGCGTTGACTCGCCCGCCCCTGCGTCAATCGTGGCTGACGCAGGGGCGGGCGGGGAGTCATGCCGCCTGCCCTCGCCGGATGTCGGCCAGGTTTGCGGTAAAGTACGATCCATGCGCTTCGATCCTGAACCCATTTCGCATGGCCAGTCCGGCAAGACAGCCGTTCTGCTGATCAACCTTGGCACGCCCGACGAGCCGCGTCCTGCGGCCGTGCGTCGCTATTTGCGCGAGTTCCTGTCGGACCCGCGCGTCGTGGAAATCCCCTCGTTCGTGTGGCAGCCGTTGCTGCGGCTGGTGATTCTGCCGTTTCGCTCGCGTCAGTCCGCGCAGAAATACGCGACGGTCTGGACCCGCGAAGGCTCGCCGCTCAAAGTGAACACCGAGCAACAGACGAACGCTTTGCGCGCCTTGCTGCATGCGAACGACTACGACGTGGTCGTCGACTACGCCATGCGCTACGGGAATCCGTCGATTCCCGAACGTATTCGCGCGCTGCGGCAAAACGGCGTGGAGCGTATTCTCGTCCTGCCGCTTTATCCGCAATACTCGAGCAGCACGACTGCCACGGCCAGCGACGCCGTGTTCCGGGTGCTCGGCCGCCTGCGCAATCAGCCTGATGTGCGCACGGTGCGCGACTACCACGATCATCCCGCCTATATCGAGGCGCTGCGTCAGCAGGTCGAGGGCTATTGGCAGCAGCACGGCCGACCGGATTTTGCGGCCGGCGAACGGTTGCTGCTGAGCTTTCATGGTGTGCCGCGCCGCACGCTCGATCTGGGCGATCCCTACCACGATCAGTGCGTGAAGACAGCGCGCTTGCTGGCGGCCGCGCTGGGT includes:
- a CDS encoding NAD kinase → MPMVAVIDLWCNGGMKTGSPFKTVALVGKYHADGVAEPLLTLAACIAQRGHHVVFERDTAHNIGAAADPYRTLDIQEIATQVDVAVVVGGDGTMLGVGRQLAASKVPLIGVNHGRVGFITDIPLDEMRQVVPAMLEGHFEGEQRTLLAARIERDGQTLFETLAFNDVVVNRSGISGMVELRVDVDGRFMYKQRSDGLIVATPTGSTAYALSASGPILHPRLGGVVLVPIAPHALSNRPIVLPDSSDIVITITGGREVGANFDMQSFAELRQGDRILVSRSAHQVTFLHPVGYNYYATLRRKLHWNEHISDEDTPQN
- the hrcA gene encoding heat-inducible transcriptional repressor HrcA, with product MLDQRAQALLKTLIERYIADGQPVGSRTLSRYSGLDLSSATIRNVMADLEALGFVSSPHTSAGRVPTPRAYRLFVDTMLTVRPLEKEAANLLASHVQNRLQPAGPQQLVASAAQVLSNLSQFAGVVLTPRRSQTFRQIEFLRLSDKRVLLIIVTPDGDVQNRIILTEKDYSPAQLVEAANYLNAHFGGHSFDDVRAYLRGELDALRSDMSALMQAAVQAGSDAMADNTRESVLISGERNLLGVEDLSSNMERLRRLFDVFESKTGLLQLLDVSSRAQGVQIFIGGESSLVPIEEMTVVTAPYEVDGEVVGTLGVIGPTRMAYERVIPIVDITAKLLSNALSQH
- a CDS encoding DUF6600 domain-containing protein yields the protein MKSLISWRTMVRYLGVGLALGALGAVGLPALAQAQSADPPGRVARLNEFDGTVTYAPAGTGDWRYADRNRPLTTGDALWVDRNSRAEMHVGGTAVRMGASTSVALSAVTDQNVQLNVTQGTVGLRLRTYDPNQPYEIDTPNLAFVPQQAGEYRVDVDPNGVTTVSIWRGAATVYGQGASVPLQQGHRVAFVGQNLTQQPTSPLVADAFDQWVRQRDAREDASVSARYVPRDMTGFESLDDYGTWQETPNYGAVWVPSSVPSGWAPYRTGHWVWVDPWGWTWVDDAPWGFAPYHYGRWAYVDARWCWVPGPVAVRPVYAPALVGWVSGSSGGNQWGISFAAGGVGLAWFALGPHDPYRPAYRASSSYVTNINRSTVIQTTNITNINNVYVNRNVRGAVSTMPAQSFVQGRPVGAPVALAAPRAGQSWRVANTPGVAPVQQSVFGNSRPAAGAPPTGVFSRQVLATRAPAARAMPSRELTSQLHPVPNAGGAPLAFVQNAQQVQNTRPGASNSQGRVQPRVTVVSTHGPVGAPIGVNGATPARPAMGAAGAVGATPAHGALPPTGAVPPMHGAPGVPGQPGVPGVPGAPGRPGVPGEPGVPGEPGYGGRGVYQNRPGQTAPQAQPSGRGEQGAPSGVPHPPGVSAAGQPALRGEGQQAVPQPGHDAAQRDMQMRRPSPPETRNAPPAPQRGQPEDGEAARRPQQWQSHAQPQVPQAQPRPQPQVERPQPRPEPQAERQPMAPRPQPAQERPQTVPHPQPQEHSHPQTAPRENKPEGARAPSHEAEHPSAAHRPQKEDEHPHG